A section of the Kribbella sp. HUAS MG21 genome encodes:
- a CDS encoding pyrophosphate--fructose-6-phosphate 1-phosphotransferase, giving the protein MAADKSVRRVALLTAGGLAPCLSSAVGGLIERYTEVAPDVQIIAYLNGYHGLLSGRFLEVTPEVREKASLLHKFGGSPIGNSRVKLTNTADLVKRGLIQDGQNALQVAAERLVADGVDVLHTIGGDDTNTTAADLAAYLQEHDYDLTVVGLPKTIDNDVVPIRQSLGAWTAAEQGALFARNIIAEHSSNPRMLIVHEVMGRNCGWLTAATAEAYQRWVDEQEWNPGIGLRKGGWDVDAVYVPEATIDLDAEAERLRKVMDDEDCVNIFLSEGAGVSSIVAEMEARGEEVGRDPFGHVKLDTINPGAWFAKQFAERIGAEKTMVQKSGYFSRSAAANDRDLALIKECTDYAVDAALRGESGVVGHDEERGDELRAIEFPRIAGGKEFDPTADWFVDLKTRIGQS; this is encoded by the coding sequence ATGGCTGCCGACAAGTCTGTCCGCAGAGTTGCCCTGCTCACCGCCGGCGGGCTCGCGCCCTGCCTGTCGTCCGCCGTCGGCGGGCTGATCGAGCGCTACACAGAGGTGGCGCCCGACGTGCAGATCATCGCCTACCTGAACGGGTACCACGGCCTGCTCAGCGGCCGCTTCCTCGAGGTGACGCCGGAGGTGCGGGAGAAGGCGTCGCTGCTGCACAAGTTCGGCGGCAGCCCGATCGGCAACAGCCGGGTGAAGCTGACCAACACCGCCGACCTGGTCAAGCGCGGCCTGATCCAGGACGGGCAGAACGCCCTCCAGGTCGCCGCGGAGCGCCTCGTCGCCGACGGTGTCGACGTACTGCACACCATCGGCGGCGACGACACCAACACGACCGCTGCCGACCTCGCGGCGTACCTGCAGGAGCACGACTACGACCTGACCGTGGTCGGCCTGCCGAAGACCATCGACAACGACGTGGTCCCGATCCGGCAGAGCCTGGGCGCGTGGACCGCCGCCGAGCAGGGCGCGCTGTTCGCCCGCAACATCATCGCCGAGCACTCCTCGAACCCGCGGATGCTGATCGTCCACGAGGTGATGGGCCGGAACTGCGGCTGGTTGACCGCGGCAACGGCCGAGGCGTACCAGCGGTGGGTCGACGAGCAGGAGTGGAACCCGGGCATCGGCCTGCGCAAGGGCGGCTGGGACGTCGACGCCGTCTACGTGCCGGAGGCAACGATCGACCTGGACGCCGAGGCGGAGCGGCTGCGCAAGGTGATGGACGACGAGGACTGCGTCAACATCTTCCTGTCCGAGGGCGCCGGGGTGTCGTCGATCGTGGCCGAGATGGAGGCCCGCGGCGAGGAGGTCGGCCGGGACCCGTTCGGGCACGTCAAGCTGGACACCATCAACCCGGGCGCGTGGTTCGCGAAGCAGTTCGCGGAGCGGATCGGCGCGGAGAAGACGATGGTCCAGAAGAGCGGCTACTTCAGCCGCTCGGCCGCGGCCAACGACCGCGACCTCGCGCTGATCAAGGAGTGCACGGACTACGCCGTCGACGCCGCGCTGCGCGGCGAGTCGGGCGTGGTCGGCCACGACGAGGAGCGCGGCGACGAGCTGCGGGCGATCGAGTTCCCGCGGATCGCCGGCGGCAAGGAGTTCGACCCGACCGCCGACTGGTTCGTCGACCTCAAGACCCGGATCGGCCAGAGCTGA
- a CDS encoding low molecular weight protein-tyrosine-phosphatase, protein MRVEIVCTGNICRSPMGEVVLRAKLAEAGIEGVEVTSSGTGGWHVGDPMDPRAAAALRRRGYDGSAHRARRYERSWERDLVLAMDSGHLAELTRGAASEHVVLFAELDVPDPYYGADDGFDEVLAQVETAADQWVDRLRQQL, encoded by the coding sequence GTGCGCGTCGAGATCGTCTGCACCGGGAACATCTGCCGGTCGCCGATGGGTGAGGTCGTACTGCGGGCCAAGCTGGCCGAGGCGGGGATCGAGGGTGTCGAGGTGACCAGCTCCGGCACCGGCGGCTGGCACGTCGGCGACCCGATGGACCCGCGGGCCGCGGCCGCGCTCCGGCGTCGCGGGTACGACGGCAGCGCGCACCGGGCTCGCCGGTACGAGCGGTCCTGGGAGCGGGACCTGGTCCTCGCGATGGACTCGGGTCACCTCGCCGAGCTCACCCGCGGGGCGGCCTCGGAGCACGTGGTGCTGTTCGCCGAGCTCGACGTACCCGATCCGTACTACGGCGCGGACGACGGCTTCGACGAGGTCCTCGCGCAGGTGGAGACGGCGGCCGACCAGTGGGTCGACCGCCTCCGCCAGCAGCTCTGA
- a CDS encoding phage holin family protein, with the protein MKNLIIRLLANAVALAVASWIVGGITLQGATTGQRVLTLLIVAAIFGLVNAIVKPVVKVLSFPLLILTLGLLTFVINAVMLWLTSWITGKLDVQFHVDGFWSALFGALIISIVGMLINAVLPEKAEVR; encoded by the coding sequence ATGAAGAACTTGATCATCAGGTTGCTGGCGAACGCGGTGGCGCTGGCCGTGGCGAGCTGGATCGTCGGCGGGATCACCCTGCAGGGCGCGACCACCGGCCAGCGGGTGCTGACGCTGCTGATCGTGGCCGCGATCTTCGGCCTCGTGAACGCGATCGTGAAGCCGGTCGTGAAGGTGCTGTCCTTCCCGCTGCTGATCCTCACCCTCGGGCTGCTGACCTTCGTGATCAACGCCGTCATGCTCTGGCTGACGTCCTGGATCACCGGCAAGCTCGACGTCCAGTTCCACGTCGACGGCTTCTGGTCCGCGCTCTTCGGCGCACTCATCATCAGCATCGTCGGCATGCTCATCAACGCGGTCCTGCCCGAGAAGGCCGAAGTCCGCTAG